A region of the Spirochaetota bacterium genome:
GGTGTCGATACAATCTTTGCTTAGATTTATTTATGAGATAGAAAGTTCTAATAAGCTGGTTAATATCAGCTATCTCAGAATTAATAAATCATATAAATCTCCCAATCTGTATGATGCAAATTTAAAAATTGAAAGCTATACTTTACAATAATCTCCTGGATGTATGATATGAATTTTAGTGATTATAAAATAATGATAAAAACATATTATGACAGGTTTTATAATGTTCTTAAAGAGATAGTTACTGTACAATATTTCTGGCGCTATTTTGTGCTTTCAATTATCATGATAATACTATTTGTTTTTTTTACTTTCCCATATGAAATTATCATTCAGAATAAAATTAAGGAAGTTGAGCAGAATATCGCTAATTATATATCCATAGGTAAATTAAAAATACATACTATTACCGACTCAATAGCCGAAGACATCACCATAGAATTAAAAAATGGAACGGAGATTACTCTCCAGAACGTTTTATTTAACTTTACCATTAATCCCATTTCAATATTTATTACTAATCATTATGATGGAGCAGTAAAGATACATAATCTGAATTTGAAAGGTGAAAAATTACAGATAAAAACAAACGCTGATATTTTCTATGATCTTAAATATAATAAACCTATTCCGTATCCAGTAGAAGGTAATATTATTTCAAGCATGAAGGATGTTTCTATCAAAGGAATTTCTATACAGGGTTTTGAAATACCAGACATAAATATTTCACAAATAAAGTCAGAACTGGTTTTTGAAAAGGGTAATATGATTAATCTTAAATATCTTTTATTCTCAGGTTCAGAGATAAGAGGCAATGCATATGGGACAATTACCCTATCCAATTACTTCCAGAACTCTTCACTTAATATAACAATTCAAATCGATTCACAATCCAGTATTCTGGAAGATTATAAAGTTTTGTTAGAATCGATGATGAAACCAGGTACAAAAAATATTACAATTAAAATAATGGGTACAATAGGTAACCCTAATATTGTTACTCAGTAGAAAATGATATATGAAAATAAAAATTGCTGAAAATACTGGCTTTTGCATGGGTGTGCGTAAAGCTGTATTGGATATTGTTGATGTAATCAATAAAAGTAGTGAACCAATCTATGTTATTGGCCCTCTTATACATAACCCGCAAACAGTGTCCATTCTTCAATCACGAGGCATTATTACAATTGATTCCATTAATGACATTCAAAATAAAATAATAGCTATCCGTACACATGGCATACCCAAGGAATCATTACGGTTATTAAAACAAAATGCTTCCAAAATCATTAATTTAACGTGCCCTCGGGTAGCACGTGTTCAGGGTATTGTCAAAAAGTATTCCAGGGAAGGTTATTTTGCCATTATCATA
Encoded here:
- the gspN gene encoding type II secretion system protein GspN, producing the protein MNFSDYKIMIKTYYDRFYNVLKEIVTVQYFWRYFVLSIIMIILFVFFTFPYEIIIQNKIKEVEQNIANYISIGKLKIHTITDSIAEDITIELKNGTEITLQNVLFNFTINPISIFITNHYDGAVKIHNLNLKGEKLQIKTNADIFYDLKYNKPIPYPVEGNIISSMKDVSIKGISIQGFEIPDINISQIKSELVFEKGNMINLKYLLFSGSEIRGNAYGTITLSNYFQNSSLNITIQIDSQSSILEDYKVLLESMMKPGTKNITIKIMGTIGNPNIVTQ